In a genomic window of Aeromicrobium panaciterrae:
- a CDS encoding ArgE/DapE family deacylase, whose translation MDIDVDLIRRDLAQLVNIPSVGGSDAEITAQRWCAATLTGLGLEVDQWKLDLDALRADADYPGEEVEREEAWGVVGVSGSGTPALILNGHVDVVPPGEAESWTSGDPWLIREEAGRWYGRGVCDMKGGVIAIIAAARAVSDLKLAKPYAVHTVIGEEDGGLGTFATLRRGHIGEACVIAEPTDRQIVSANAGSLTFRIEVQGRSTHGSMRAAGRSAIDSFEVLNRALRELETVRNAAPPAPFGDLPWPISIGILHAGDWASTVPDQLVAEGRYGVMPGESFADAKRSFEQAIAAVENEWLTENPPTVTWPGGHFAAGTLPHEHPFGAEVAAAVTASGAQTPQLVGAPYGSDLRQYAAAGIPTLQYGPGHIIDAHAIDENVLIEEVVACARAYATLIVARCG comes from the coding sequence ATGGACATCGACGTCGATCTGATCAGGCGCGATCTGGCCCAGCTCGTCAACATTCCGAGCGTCGGCGGCTCAGATGCAGAGATCACCGCACAGCGCTGGTGCGCTGCGACGTTGACCGGTCTTGGACTTGAGGTCGACCAGTGGAAGCTGGACCTCGACGCGTTGCGCGCTGACGCCGACTACCCCGGCGAAGAAGTTGAGCGCGAGGAAGCCTGGGGGGTCGTCGGGGTCTCGGGCTCGGGCACCCCCGCGCTCATTCTTAACGGCCACGTCGATGTCGTACCGCCAGGCGAAGCCGAGTCGTGGACCAGCGGCGATCCGTGGCTGATCCGTGAGGAAGCGGGTCGTTGGTACGGGCGCGGCGTGTGCGACATGAAGGGCGGGGTCATCGCGATCATCGCCGCCGCTCGAGCGGTCAGCGACCTGAAGCTCGCCAAGCCGTACGCGGTCCACACCGTCATCGGCGAAGAGGATGGCGGACTGGGGACGTTCGCCACACTTCGTCGCGGTCACATCGGTGAGGCCTGTGTCATCGCCGAGCCCACCGACAGACAGATCGTGTCCGCCAATGCCGGCTCCTTGACGTTCCGGATCGAGGTTCAGGGACGGTCGACCCACGGCTCGATGCGTGCGGCCGGGCGTAGTGCGATCGACTCATTCGAGGTTCTCAACCGCGCGCTCCGCGAGCTCGAGACCGTACGCAATGCGGCACCGCCGGCACCGTTCGGAGATCTGCCGTGGCCCATCAGCATCGGCATTCTGCACGCTGGCGACTGGGCCAGCACCGTGCCCGATCAATTGGTGGCGGAAGGTCGGTACGGCGTGATGCCCGGTGAGTCATTCGCGGACGCCAAACGAAGCTTCGAGCAGGCCATCGCAGCCGTTGAGAACGAATGGCTCACCGAAAACCCACCGACAGTCACCTGGCCGGGCGGACACTTCGCCGCAGGAACCCTCCCGCACGAGCATCCATTCGGTGCAGAGGTCGCAGCAGCCGTCACCGCAAGTGGTGCGCAAACTCCTCAGCTCGTCGGCGCACCGTACGGCTCGGATCTTCGTCAGTACGCGGCGGCCGGCATACCGACGCTGCAGTACGGACCCGGCCACATCATCGACGCCCACGCGATCGACGAGAACGTACTGATCGAGGAAGTCGTGGCGTGCGCTCGCGCATACGCCACACTGATCGTCGCTCGCTGCGGCTAG
- a CDS encoding anthranilate synthase family protein — translation MTELDDLLAQPAFALIRVRDADTVTLVGGTRTDLDSLADIPAVPGSGEGWDHLVLVPFAQVRERGFEAHQDGTPLTSIAVDFSAEVPISDLLPSLPDLPIEFADRGGFETSDDDYAAVVRQIIDDEIGQGEGANLVIGRHFRAQVSDWGHERALTVFRRLLERERGAFWTFLIFTGDRYLIGASPERHVSVEAGQVRMNPISGTFRMRGLETHADKKRELLSFLKDEKEIYELFMVVDEELKMMCDICHEGGLVLGPYLKPMTHLVHTEYLLAGRTHRTVNEVLRDSMFAATVTGSPVENACRLIKQYEAEGRGYYAAVAALIGRDADGMPRADAPILIRTADVDLDGNLKVTAGATLVRDSDPMYETKETWAKASGILSAFGLVDAAPEPVEGFDAFTREDDVIIALGSRNQRLSQFWLTDQSGAAPVPSLVGKRVVIVDGEDDFVNMLSHVFGVLGMTTDIVRHDAYADGDLDGYDLVVVGPGPGDPREIDDPKMAVMHGVVAGLLETKRPFLAVCLGHQALSYQLGLDLAFKDIVFQGTQSKLQVLERPEVVGFYNTFVSRVPAGGLPDGVTVETDPESGDIHLLAGPHFRGVQFHAESILTQNGFGILRDLVTDLIG, via the coding sequence ATGACCGAGCTCGACGATCTCCTCGCGCAGCCGGCGTTCGCACTCATCAGGGTGCGCGACGCCGACACGGTCACGCTCGTTGGCGGTACGCGAACCGATCTCGACTCGCTCGCAGACATCCCTGCAGTTCCGGGCTCCGGCGAGGGGTGGGACCACTTGGTGCTGGTGCCATTCGCGCAGGTACGTGAGCGAGGATTCGAAGCGCACCAGGACGGGACGCCGCTGACGTCGATCGCGGTCGACTTCTCAGCCGAGGTCCCGATCTCCGACCTGTTGCCGTCGCTGCCCGATCTGCCGATCGAGTTCGCAGATCGTGGCGGGTTCGAGACCAGCGATGACGACTACGCCGCGGTCGTGCGCCAGATCATCGATGACGAGATCGGCCAGGGCGAAGGTGCCAACCTGGTGATCGGCCGGCACTTCCGCGCGCAGGTCTCCGACTGGGGTCACGAGCGCGCACTTACGGTGTTCCGCCGCCTGCTCGAGCGCGAGCGCGGTGCGTTCTGGACATTCCTGATTTTCACCGGCGACCGCTACCTGATCGGTGCGAGCCCCGAGCGCCATGTCAGCGTCGAGGCTGGCCAGGTCCGGATGAACCCGATCAGCGGCACCTTCCGTATGCGCGGTCTCGAGACGCATGCCGACAAGAAACGTGAGCTCCTCTCCTTCCTCAAGGACGAGAAGGAGATCTACGAGCTGTTCATGGTCGTCGACGAAGAGCTCAAGATGATGTGCGACATCTGCCACGAGGGCGGACTCGTTCTGGGTCCGTACCTCAAGCCGATGACGCACCTTGTGCACACCGAGTACCTCCTCGCCGGACGCACCCACCGCACGGTCAACGAGGTGCTGCGTGACTCGATGTTCGCTGCCACCGTCACCGGCAGCCCGGTCGAGAACGCCTGCCGGCTGATCAAGCAGTACGAAGCGGAGGGGCGTGGCTACTACGCCGCCGTCGCCGCCCTGATCGGCCGCGATGCCGATGGGATGCCGCGCGCCGATGCCCCGATCCTGATTCGTACGGCGGACGTCGATCTCGACGGCAACCTCAAGGTCACCGCGGGAGCGACGCTCGTACGCGACTCCGATCCGATGTACGAGACCAAGGAGACCTGGGCCAAGGCTTCGGGCATCCTCAGCGCGTTTGGACTCGTCGACGCTGCGCCCGAACCGGTCGAAGGCTTCGACGCGTTCACCCGCGAGGACGACGTCATCATCGCTCTCGGTTCGCGCAACCAGCGACTCAGCCAGTTCTGGCTCACCGACCAGTCCGGTGCCGCCCCAGTCCCCTCTCTTGTCGGCAAGCGAGTCGTGATCGTCGACGGCGAGGACGACTTCGTCAACATGCTGTCGCACGTGTTTGGCGTACTCGGTATGACAACTGACATCGTTCGCCACGACGCCTACGCGGATGGTGATCTTGATGGCTACGACCTCGTCGTTGTTGGTCCTGGTCCCGGCGATCCGCGAGAGATCGACGATCCCAAGATGGCGGTCATGCACGGCGTCGTCGCTGGACTGCTCGAGACGAAGCGACCGTTCCTCGCCGTCTGTCTTGGCCACCAGGCACTGAGCTATCAGCTCGGCCTTGACCTCGCTTTCAAGGACATCGTCTTCCAGGGCACCCAGAGCAAGCTGCAGGTGCTGGAGCGCCCGGAGGTCGTGGGCTTCTACAACACCTTTGTTTCCCGGGTTCCTGCTGGCGGACTGCCTGATGGCGTCACGGTCGAGACCGATCCCGAGTCAGGCGACATTCATCTGCTCGCCGGCCCGCACTTTCGAGGCGTGCAGTTCCACGCCGAGTCGATTCTGACTCAGAACGGCTTCGGCATCTTGCGAGACCTGGTCACCGACCTCATCGGATGA
- a CDS encoding aspartate/glutamate racemase family protein yields the protein MKTIGLLGGMSWESTAEYYRLANELVRDQLGGLHSAKILMNSVDFAEIEAMQVEGRWDDAGALLAEAAERLQGAGADLIVLCTNTMHKVAAPIEAAVSVPFVHLGDTTAEAVKAAGITKVGLLGTIFTMEQDFYVDRLKQHGLEVVLPGSEDRQRVSAIIYDELCLGVVRDESRGFYLDAIGRLLADGAEGVILGCTEIELLVDQSHVTAPVFPTTLLHVQAAVRLALA from the coding sequence ATGAAGACGATCGGCCTGCTCGGCGGCATGAGCTGGGAGAGCACGGCTGAGTACTACCGACTGGCCAACGAGCTCGTACGTGATCAGCTCGGCGGTCTGCACTCCGCGAAGATCCTGATGAACTCTGTCGACTTCGCCGAGATCGAGGCGATGCAAGTCGAAGGACGCTGGGACGATGCTGGTGCATTGCTGGCCGAGGCTGCCGAGCGTCTGCAGGGTGCAGGTGCGGATCTGATCGTGCTGTGCACCAACACGATGCACAAGGTTGCGGCTCCGATCGAGGCAGCCGTGTCCGTACCGTTCGTCCACCTCGGCGACACCACGGCCGAGGCGGTCAAGGCTGCCGGGATCACCAAGGTCGGCCTGCTCGGCACCATCTTCACGATGGAGCAGGACTTCTACGTCGACCGGCTCAAGCAGCACGGGCTCGAAGTTGTGCTGCCCGGTAGCGAGGATCGCCAGCGCGTCAGCGCGATCATCTATGACGAGCTGTGCCTCGGAGTCGTACGCGATGAGTCGCGAGGGTTCTATCTCGATGCCATCGGCCGATTGTTGGCCGACGGGGCAGAGGGCGTGATTCTCGGCTGCACCGAGATCGAGCTGCTCGTCGATCAGTCTCATGTGACGGCGCCGGTGTTCCCGACGACGCTGCTACACGTGCAGGCAGCCGTCAGACTTGCCCTGGCGTAG
- a CDS encoding DMT family transporter, with protein sequence MKNRDLSLPALLVTVLLWASAFVGIRAIADTFSAGSLSLGRLLAASIALTAIAWPKREPLPTGKSLQLIILYGVVWFGAYNVALNAAEQDLDAGTTALIVNIGPILIALIAGVIFKEGFPKPLIIGMAVAFAGIALIAISTRNSSVETASTVGVVLCLVAAVCYAIGTLSQKVALRDTSPVMSVWLACLVGTVVCLPFAPQLIDELGEASAGDIGWLVFLGIFPTAIGFSTWAYALKRLTAGQVASTTYLVPAVATLISWAYLGEIPTALAFIGGGLCLLGVTITRLKRRTAVVVEPAPTPGQV encoded by the coding sequence GTGAAGAACCGCGATCTTTCCCTCCCGGCGCTGCTGGTCACTGTCCTCCTCTGGGCGTCCGCATTCGTTGGCATTCGCGCAATCGCTGACACGTTCTCGGCGGGATCGTTGTCTCTCGGACGACTCCTCGCCGCCTCGATCGCTCTCACGGCAATCGCCTGGCCGAAGCGTGAGCCCTTGCCGACGGGCAAGTCTCTGCAGCTGATCATCCTGTACGGCGTCGTCTGGTTCGGTGCCTACAACGTCGCCCTCAATGCCGCCGAGCAAGACCTCGACGCCGGCACCACCGCGCTGATCGTCAACATCGGGCCGATCCTGATTGCCCTGATCGCCGGAGTCATCTTCAAGGAGGGCTTCCCCAAGCCCCTCATCATCGGCATGGCCGTGGCGTTCGCCGGCATCGCACTGATCGCGATCAGCACACGCAACTCGTCGGTCGAGACTGCCAGCACGGTCGGTGTCGTGCTGTGCCTCGTCGCGGCAGTTTGCTACGCGATCGGCACACTCAGCCAGAAGGTCGCGCTCCGCGACACGTCACCTGTGATGTCGGTGTGGCTCGCGTGCCTGGTCGGCACCGTCGTGTGCCTCCCCTTTGCGCCTCAGTTGATCGACGAGCTCGGCGAGGCATCGGCCGGCGACATCGGTTGGTTGGTGTTCCTTGGCATCTTCCCGACCGCCATCGGCTTCAGCACCTGGGCCTACGCACTCAAGCGGCTCACGGCAGGACAGGTCGCGTCGACCACCTATCTGGTCCCAGCCGTGGCGACGCTGATCTCCTGGGCCTACCTCGGCGAGATCCCGACAGCCCTCGCGTTCATCGGCGGCGGCCTGTGCCTGCTGGGCGTGACCATCACTCGCCTCAAGCGTCGTACGGCAGTCGTTGTCGAGCCGGCGCCTACGCCAGGGCAAGTCTGA
- a CDS encoding trypsin-like peptidase domain-containing protein, giving the protein MSETQDPFADRPYVPPTARDVDEQASAEAPTETPVATDELEVPAEAAPVSDEVVDEPALEPALAAAIEAPADVVPAAEPVAEAPAAEPVAAEPIAAPPVEEPPAYTHRYSSEPALTAAAQAPLETPFETHAPTTTFPAAPAFDGGDPFPPAHTTGDEPPKRRGRKVVSALAIAALAAGSGFGGAYAYDELVDNNDGTTTVSSLDTGNTTNTSGPAGAVEKVASKVLPSVVQINVKGKDDAGSGTGIIISSDGEILTNNHVVEVAGDDGTLTVAFNDGSNAKATIIGTDPLTDLAVIKATGKSGLTPASLGSSADLRVGQEVVAIGSPFGLESTVTSGIISALNRPVTSNSATATSQGTTFPAVQTDAAINPGNSGGPLVDLNGNVVAINSAIRSGAAGSDAGSIGLGFAIPIDLAKNVSKQLLDGKKVEHARIGVKVGQAVSSDDITGIGALVSEVTKGGAGDKAGLKKDDIITAVNGHAVASNEALVASVRGYQPGETIKVTYQRGGKTQTVNVTLDSDGGDLKE; this is encoded by the coding sequence ATGAGTGAAACGCAGGATCCCTTCGCCGACCGTCCGTACGTCCCGCCGACCGCGCGCGACGTGGACGAGCAGGCCTCCGCAGAGGCGCCCACCGAGACTCCCGTCGCAACCGACGAGCTTGAGGTACCCGCTGAAGCCGCACCGGTGAGCGACGAAGTAGTCGACGAGCCAGCTCTCGAGCCCGCCCTCGCGGCAGCCATCGAGGCGCCTGCCGACGTGGTTCCCGCCGCCGAGCCCGTCGCTGAAGCACCCGCCGCAGAGCCCGTTGCTGCCGAGCCCATCGCAGCTCCGCCCGTCGAAGAGCCGCCCGCGTACACGCACCGCTACTCCAGCGAGCCCGCGCTTACCGCCGCCGCGCAGGCACCGCTTGAGACGCCCTTCGAGACACATGCGCCAACCACCACGTTCCCGGCCGCACCTGCCTTTGACGGAGGCGACCCGTTCCCTCCAGCCCACACCACCGGTGACGAGCCGCCCAAGCGCCGCGGCCGCAAGGTTGTCAGCGCCCTGGCCATCGCGGCTCTCGCTGCGGGCTCAGGTTTCGGCGGCGCCTACGCGTACGACGAACTCGTCGACAACAACGACGGCACCACCACAGTGAGCTCACTCGACACGGGCAACACCACCAACACCAGTGGACCCGCCGGCGCTGTCGAGAAGGTCGCATCGAAGGTGCTGCCCTCGGTCGTACAGATCAACGTCAAGGGCAAGGACGACGCTGGATCTGGAACCGGCATCATCATCAGCTCCGATGGCGAGATCCTCACGAACAACCACGTTGTCGAAGTTGCCGGCGACGACGGCACGCTCACCGTCGCATTCAATGACGGCTCCAACGCCAAGGCGACGATCATCGGTACGGATCCGCTCACGGACCTCGCGGTCATCAAGGCGACCGGCAAGTCAGGCCTGACGCCAGCATCGCTCGGCAGCTCGGCTGACCTCCGGGTCGGTCAGGAAGTTGTCGCGATCGGCTCACCGTTCGGCCTCGAAAGCACCGTGACCAGCGGCATCATCTCGGCGCTGAACCGTCCGGTCACATCGAACTCGGCCACTGCGACGAGCCAGGGCACCACATTCCCCGCGGTACAGACCGACGCCGCGATCAACCCGGGCAACTCCGGTGGACCGCTGGTTGATCTCAACGGCAATGTCGTGGCGATCAACTCCGCGATCCGCTCCGGTGCCGCAGGCAGCGATGCCGGCTCCATCGGCCTCGGGTTCGCCATCCCGATCGACCTGGCCAAGAACGTCTCCAAGCAGTTGCTCGATGGCAAGAAGGTTGAGCACGCCCGCATCGGCGTCAAGGTCGGACAGGCAGTGTCGTCCGATGACATCACCGGCATCGGCGCCCTCGTCTCCGAGGTCACCAAGGGCGGCGCGGGCGACAAGGCCGGCCTCAAGAAGGACGACATCATCACCGCCGTCAACGGCCACGCGGTGGCGAGCAATGAAGCGCTCGTCGCATCCGTACGCGGCTACCAGCCCGGCGAGACCATCAAGGTCACCTATCAGCGCGGTGGCAAGACCCAAACGGTCAACGTCACGCTCGACTCTGACGGCGGCGACCTCAAAGAGTGA
- a CDS encoding HAMP domain-containing sensor histidine kinase — MIEPFRQLVRPLTSRMSLALRVAILTTLSVALTLGALSAIVYVTVASEFKSSLDDSMFRRANDAVAANYVPSEKNDAEDALTGVKAFVVRGGELFAPATADRDFPFDHHEVAVSIGTEKRSMRTLTYNGVSYRVVAVSASPGVALVLAQPMESIERALDRLKVILLLSSAAGVALAGIAGWAVAANGLRPVRRLTAATERVARTQELRPIEVSGSDELARLTTSFNSMLQALDASQHRQRQLVADAGHELRTPLTSLRTNIELIGQAADNDERSLSTEERHEIMGDVRSQLEEMTTLVGDLVELARDEPMRRDPEPLDFADVVTQSADRVRLRAPAVTFDVELEPWLVFGEAQLLERAVTNLLDNAAKWSPDGSTVRVRLDQGVLTVADQGPGIDAADLPHVFDRFYRSSEARTLPGSGLGLSIVRRAADRHGGTVEASSGNGGGTLFTLTLPGSDDD, encoded by the coding sequence GTGATCGAGCCGTTCCGCCAACTGGTCCGCCCGCTCACGTCACGTATGTCGCTGGCGCTGCGCGTCGCGATCCTGACCACCCTCTCCGTCGCACTGACCCTCGGTGCACTCAGCGCCATCGTGTACGTGACGGTGGCATCCGAGTTCAAGAGCTCGCTCGATGACTCGATGTTCCGCCGCGCCAACGACGCCGTTGCCGCCAACTATGTGCCGTCGGAGAAGAACGACGCCGAGGACGCACTGACCGGAGTGAAGGCCTTCGTCGTACGAGGTGGCGAGCTGTTCGCACCCGCAACGGCGGATCGCGACTTCCCGTTCGACCACCACGAGGTCGCCGTTTCGATCGGCACCGAGAAGCGCTCGATGCGCACCCTCACGTACAACGGCGTTTCCTACCGAGTCGTGGCGGTCAGTGCGAGCCCAGGCGTGGCACTCGTACTGGCACAGCCGATGGAATCGATTGAGCGGGCACTCGACCGACTCAAGGTGATCCTGCTGCTGAGCAGTGCCGCCGGTGTCGCTCTTGCAGGCATCGCGGGATGGGCCGTCGCGGCCAACGGTCTGCGACCGGTCCGTCGCCTCACCGCCGCAACCGAACGCGTCGCCCGCACCCAAGAACTTCGCCCAATCGAGGTGAGTGGCAGCGATGAGCTGGCCCGTCTGACGACGTCGTTCAACTCCATGCTCCAAGCTCTCGACGCGTCGCAGCACCGCCAACGTCAGCTCGTCGCCGATGCCGGCCACGAGCTGCGTACACCGCTGACCAGCCTGCGTACCAACATCGAGCTGATCGGTCAGGCGGCGGACAACGACGAGCGGTCGCTGTCGACAGAGGAACGCCACGAGATCATGGGCGACGTACGGTCGCAGCTCGAGGAGATGACGACACTGGTCGGCGACCTGGTCGAGCTCGCCCGCGACGAACCTATGCGTCGCGACCCGGAGCCACTCGACTTCGCCGACGTCGTCACCCAGTCGGCTGATCGCGTACGCCTGCGAGCTCCGGCGGTGACCTTCGACGTCGAGCTCGAGCCATGGCTGGTGTTCGGCGAAGCTCAGTTGCTCGAGCGCGCTGTGACCAACCTTCTCGACAATGCAGCCAAGTGGAGTCCGGACGGCAGCACGGTCCGCGTCCGTCTCGACCAAGGCGTGCTGACCGTGGCCGACCAGGGACCTGGCATCGACGCCGCCGACCTACCGCACGTCTTCGACCGGTTCTACCGATCGAGCGAAGCGCGTACGTTGCCGGGCTCAGGACTCGGACTCTCGATCGTGCGACGTGCCGCCGATCGCCACGGCGGGACGGTCGAGGCGTCATCGGGCAACGGTGGCGGGACACTTTTCACGCTCACGCTGCCCGGTTCTGACGACGACTAG
- a CDS encoding response regulator transcription factor has product MRILVVDDDRAVRDSLRRSLEFNGYTVDLASDGAEALARVPQINPDAIIMDVMMPRLDGLEATRALRGAGNDVPILVLTARDAVSDRVDGLDAGADDYLTKPFALEELLARVRSLLRRSSRAAAVEPDEAPLVFADLSLDPVTRDVTRGERALSLTRTEFALLELFLQRPKRVLERSFILEEVWGFDFPTTANSLEVYVGYVRRKLEAEGEPRLLHTVRGVGYVLRETPP; this is encoded by the coding sequence ATGCGAATTCTTGTCGTCGACGATGACCGCGCTGTGCGCGACTCGTTGCGGCGATCCCTGGAGTTCAACGGCTACACGGTCGACCTCGCGTCTGACGGTGCCGAGGCTCTTGCGCGCGTGCCCCAGATCAACCCCGACGCGATCATCATGGACGTGATGATGCCGCGGCTCGACGGTCTCGAAGCGACTCGGGCGTTGCGTGGTGCTGGCAACGACGTACCGATCCTCGTCCTGACTGCCCGCGATGCGGTGTCCGATCGCGTCGACGGCTTGGACGCCGGCGCTGACGACTACCTCACCAAGCCGTTCGCTCTCGAGGAGCTGCTCGCTCGCGTACGTTCGCTGCTCCGCCGTTCGAGCCGGGCCGCCGCGGTGGAGCCGGACGAGGCGCCGCTGGTGTTCGCCGATCTGTCACTCGATCCGGTGACGCGCGATGTCACACGCGGTGAGCGCGCGCTGTCACTCACGCGTACCGAGTTCGCCTTGCTCGAGCTGTTCCTCCAACGCCCCAAGCGGGTGCTCGAACGGTCGTTCATCCTCGAGGAGGTGTGGGGCTTCGACTTCCCCACCACCGCCAACTCCCTCGAGGTCTATGTCGGCTACGTACGTCGCAAGCTCGAGGCCGAAGGTGAGCCGCGACTGCTCCACACCGTGCGTGGCGTCGGATACGTCCTGCGCGAGACCCCACCGTGA
- a CDS encoding fructosamine kinase family protein — MARMTGTAARAESLLGQGVVSTTSVAGGDICTSTRLRLTDGHNAIIKTRPQAPVDMFVREAEGLRWLAEAGGAHVPEVLAVAEDCLILAWVEQGKPTADAAERFGRDLAATHAAGASTFGAENDGFIGLAPLPNRPLPTWPEFFASRRVMPYVRAAVDRQALTLEEAETIESVMRRIHEFAGEAEAPSRIHGDLWSGNIVWGADGNIWLIDAAAHGGHRETDLAMLALFGAPHLQRMIDSYDEAAPLADGWRERLPLHQLHPLLVHAVMFGGTYGARAASAAQSLLDGTSGD; from the coding sequence ATGGCACGAATGACCGGAACCGCCGCACGGGCGGAATCTCTTCTCGGTCAAGGTGTCGTTTCCACCACCTCAGTCGCCGGCGGCGACATTTGTACGTCGACGCGTCTGCGTCTCACCGACGGCCACAACGCCATCATCAAGACCCGGCCCCAGGCCCCCGTCGACATGTTCGTCCGCGAAGCCGAGGGGCTGCGCTGGCTGGCCGAGGCCGGCGGCGCCCACGTACCTGAGGTCCTCGCCGTCGCCGAAGACTGCCTGATCCTCGCCTGGGTCGAGCAGGGCAAGCCCACAGCTGACGCAGCCGAACGGTTCGGTCGCGATCTCGCCGCAACGCATGCAGCCGGAGCCTCGACCTTCGGTGCCGAGAACGACGGGTTCATCGGCCTGGCACCGTTGCCCAACCGTCCGCTGCCGACGTGGCCGGAGTTCTTCGCCTCGCGACGGGTCATGCCGTACGTACGAGCTGCCGTCGATCGTCAAGCACTGACGTTGGAAGAAGCCGAGACGATCGAGTCCGTGATGCGTCGCATCCACGAGTTCGCCGGTGAGGCCGAGGCGCCATCCCGCATCCATGGCGACCTTTGGTCCGGCAACATCGTCTGGGGTGCCGACGGCAACATCTGGCTGATCGACGCCGCCGCCCATGGCGGTCATCGGGAGACCGATCTGGCCATGCTCGCCCTGTTCGGCGCTCCGCATCTCCAGCGGATGATCGACTCGTACGACGAAGCAGCACCGCTCGCCGACGGCTGGCGCGAACGCCTTCCTCTTCACCAGTTGCACCCGCTGCTCGTGCACGCCGTGATGTTCGGCGGAACCTATGGTGCCCGTGCCGCCTCCGCGGCGCAGTCCTTGCTCGATGGCACTTCTGGCGACTAA
- a CDS encoding low molecular weight protein-tyrosine-phosphatase, with protein MSYRIALVCLGNICRSPMAHVVLEDRLAKAGLDDRVEVVSAGTGGWHEGESMDSRAADVLRSAGYDPSRHVARTFNTDWFVENDLLLAMDLSNQADMSDQAPTVAEQARVRMFREFDPEAIEGDVEVPDPWYGGASGFAAVLAMIERTTDQLVEQLPDLLES; from the coding sequence GTGAGCTACCGCATCGCGCTGGTGTGCCTCGGCAACATCTGCCGATCGCCGATGGCGCACGTTGTTCTGGAGGACCGGCTCGCCAAGGCCGGGCTGGATGACCGCGTCGAGGTTGTCTCGGCAGGTACGGGCGGGTGGCACGAGGGCGAGTCCATGGACTCGCGCGCCGCTGACGTACTGCGATCGGCCGGCTACGACCCGAGCCGGCACGTCGCGCGTACGTTCAACACGGACTGGTTCGTCGAGAACGACCTCCTGCTGGCGATGGACCTCAGCAACCAGGCCGACATGAGCGACCAAGCGCCGACCGTCGCAGAGCAGGCCCGCGTTCGCATGTTTCGGGAGTTCGATCCCGAGGCCATCGAGGGCGACGTCGAGGTGCCCGACCCTTGGTATGGCGGCGCTTCGGGATTCGCCGCAGTCCTCGCAATGATCGAGCGGACCACCGACCAACTGGTCGAGCAATTGCCAGACCTATTGGAGTCCTGA
- a CDS encoding phage holin family protein translates to MPKFLTTWILSSASLAIAAQLLGTHMNIGEGDSTTARVVSIAIVGAIFAVINTFVAPVIKTLSLPFIIITLGFALLVINALLLLLTEWLTDKLDVSYFFVDGFWWAVLGAVVISLVNTVLGAFTNKK, encoded by the coding sequence ATGCCCAAGTTTCTGACTACGTGGATTCTCAGCTCAGCATCCCTGGCGATCGCCGCCCAACTCCTCGGCACGCACATGAACATCGGCGAAGGTGACAGCACGACAGCTCGCGTCGTCTCGATCGCGATCGTCGGTGCCATCTTCGCGGTGATCAACACCTTCGTCGCGCCGGTCATCAAGACCCTGTCGCTGCCGTTCATCATCATCACGCTCGGATTCGCGCTGCTCGTCATCAACGCCCTCCTCCTGCTGCTTACGGAATGGCTCACCGACAAGCTCGACGTGTCGTACTTCTTCGTCGATGGCTTCTGGTGGGCCGTGCTCGGCGCTGTCGTGATCTCGCTGGTCAACACGGTGCTCGGGGCGTTCACCAACAAGAAGTGA